In a single window of the Montipora capricornis isolate CH-2021 chromosome 11, ASM3666992v2, whole genome shotgun sequence genome:
- the LOC138023033 gene encoding 5-hydroxytryptamine receptor 1D-like: protein MVAVKVKSRLRAHKSNILIATLASTDFAVGLFVQPVFIVNWIVILLRNSFQGVCLSKIWFRVGFSTLSTVSVLHLALLSGERFLALNRPFVHTSIITTTHLLFASVLTWSISLCVIIPISYTKVAKYTNIVVNGIAMILIIFCHVAVFRELRRHKQRIAALQVTQEERARFAREKKAFKLTVIIVTVLVLCFLSFVVAPVFVFQNPSGMPWELVPIIKELSISIMLLNSLLNPIIYSISMKQFRISFVELLSRNVNRV from the coding sequence ATGGTCGCTGTAAAAGTGAAGTCTCGACTGAGAGCCCACAAATCAAACATATTAATTGCTACTTTAGCATCGACTGACTTTGCTGTAGGACTGTTTGTTCAGCCAGTTTTTATTGTAAATTGGATCGTCATCCTTCTGCGTAACTCGTTTCAAGGGGTGTGTTTGTCGAAGATCTGGTTCAGGGTAGGGTTTAGCACTCTAAGTACTGTTTCTGTTCTCCATTTGGCCTTACTAAGTGGAGAACGCTTTCTCGCTTTAAATCGTCCTTTCGTACACACCAGTATCATCACCACTACACACTTGCTGTTTGCTTCCGTTTTGACATGGTCTATATCCCTGTGTGTAATTATTCCCATATCCTATACCAAAGTGGCTAAATACACAAATATTGTTGTAAATGGTATAGCAATGATATTGATCATTTTCTGCCACGTTGCAGTTTTCCGCGAATTACGTCGGCATAAACAGCGCATTGCAGCTCTTCAAGTTACCCAAGAAGAAAGAGCACGCTTTGCAAGGGAGAAAAAAGCATTTAAACTAACAGTAATCATTGTAACTGTGCTAGTCTTGTGTTTTTTGTCCTTTGTCGTGGctcctgtttttgtttttcagaaccCAAGTGGAATGCCTTGGGAGTTAGTTCCAATTATTAAGGAGTTATCGATATCAATAATGCTATTAAATTCGTTACTGAATCCAATTATTTATTCGATTAGCATGAAACAGTTTCGGATCTCATTCGTAGAATTATTGTCCAGAAATGTTAACAGGGTGTGA